One Gemmatimonadota bacterium DNA segment encodes these proteins:
- a CDS encoding cyclase family protein: MNHVRKYRRMGKPARSLALIVLIQLTTLTAYAQYMPVGPDDVVDLSPVISGRHYQYWPGGQVHHQPLVVPYIVHGASPWASDLIILDENTATQTDTPAHMMPPQHSGLPNAHYWGELTVEKVPAWQLVGEVYKIDGRSMLDQAPAGVSPLFTTELVKAAEAAHRPMGPGDAVLYWSGYDDRHDRPAPNDRRLIVEPVAGTVPGWPAPDYDAAEYVGSRGVWLMGIDSPSMGGLGPPRYTAPGPEGMFENPLALESHLGHFKYGAVHTEGLINLDRTPNGSLYIALPVKHENSPTVETRAVAITNQPLAARLLEAVKAKRVVDLSVTLSMDRPVWWPGRGVGRHVFPYSRVQPVNYFDGPFGPYWVNTHIMDAHTGTHVDPPAHYGPPPGFDVAGYDETTRAALGDFEAGHGPLKRTEMTTEKVPLHHFMGPARVVNVQHRVGATSRDDWPASPVIELEDVRRHEDLYGDIEEGEVVLFHTGHTDAHFRRFERGRADQSVKAPLDGLSEGWPAPGAEVITYLAGKGVKHVGIDAPDMGSVNAVESMKTHWAAVNHDMIFTEYLIGVGQLPPKGAFYVFLSPRLEDNHGGPGRAIAILP; the protein is encoded by the coding sequence ATGAATCATGTCCGAAAGTACCGACGCATGGGTAAACCAGCCCGCAGCCTGGCCCTCATCGTCCTCATCCAGTTGACCACCCTGACAGCCTACGCCCAGTACATGCCGGTCGGCCCCGATGACGTGGTCGACCTTTCGCCGGTCATTTCGGGGCGCCACTACCAGTACTGGCCGGGCGGCCAGGTCCACCACCAGCCCCTGGTGGTGCCGTACATTGTCCACGGCGCCAGCCCCTGGGCGTCGGACCTGATCATCCTGGACGAGAACACGGCGACGCAGACGGACACCCCGGCCCACATGATGCCGCCCCAGCACAGCGGGCTGCCGAACGCCCATTACTGGGGCGAGTTGACGGTCGAAAAAGTCCCGGCCTGGCAGCTGGTAGGCGAGGTGTACAAGATCGACGGCCGGTCCATGCTCGACCAGGCGCCGGCGGGCGTGAGTCCCCTGTTCACCACTGAGCTCGTCAAGGCAGCCGAGGCAGCCCACAGGCCCATGGGACCGGGCGATGCCGTGCTCTACTGGAGCGGGTACGACGACCGCCACGACCGGCCCGCGCCGAACGACCGCCGCCTGATCGTCGAACCCGTCGCCGGGACGGTACCGGGATGGCCCGCGCCGGATTACGACGCCGCGGAATACGTGGGCAGCCGAGGGGTCTGGCTCATGGGCATCGACAGTCCGAGCATGGGCGGCCTGGGTCCGCCCCGCTACACGGCGCCGGGTCCCGAGGGCATGTTCGAGAACCCCCTCGCGCTGGAAAGCCATCTCGGCCATTTCAAGTACGGCGCCGTCCACACGGAGGGACTGATCAACCTGGACAGAACCCCTAACGGTTCCCTGTACATCGCCCTGCCGGTTAAACACGAGAACTCCCCTACTGTCGAGACGCGGGCCGTCGCCATCACCAACCAGCCCCTGGCCGCGCGCCTGCTCGAGGCCGTCAAGGCGAAACGCGTTGTCGATCTCTCCGTGACGCTGTCCATGGACCGCCCTGTCTGGTGGCCGGGCCGCGGCGTGGGCCGCCACGTCTTTCCCTATTCGAGGGTGCAGCCCGTGAACTACTTCGATGGGCCCTTCGGCCCCTACTGGGTCAACACCCACATCATGGACGCCCACACCGGAACGCACGTGGACCCGCCCGCGCACTACGGCCCGCCGCCCGGTTTCGACGTCGCCGGATATGACGAAACGACCCGCGCGGCGCTGGGGGACTTCGAGGCCGGGCACGGTCCGCTGAAGCGCACGGAGATGACGACGGAGAAGGTCCCGTTGCACCACTTCATGGGTCCCGCCCGGGTCGTCAACGTGCAGCACCGCGTGGGGGCGACCTCCCGGGATGACTGGCCGGCGTCGCCGGTCATCGAGTTGGAAGACGTCAGGCGGCATGAAGATTTATACGGTGATATCGAGGAGGGGGAAGTCGTGCTGTTCCACACCGGTCACACGGACGCCCACTTCCGCCGCTTCGAGCGGGGCCGCGCGGACCAGAGCGTGAAGGCGCCCCTGGACGGCCTGTCCGAGGGCTGGCCGGCGCCGGGTGCGGAAGTTATCACCTACCTGGCAGGGAAAGGCGTGAAGCACGTGGGCATCGACGCGCCCGACATGGGATCGGTGAATGCGGTGGAATCTATGAAGACGCACTGGGCGGCAGTGAACCACGACATGATCTTCACCGAGTATCTGATTGGCGTAGGGCAACTTCCGCCGAAAGGCGCGTTCTACGTCTTCCTGAGCCCCCGGCTCGAAGACAACCACGGCGGACCCGGAAGGGCCATCGCCATACTGCCGTAA
- a CDS encoding SpoIIE family protein phosphatase, which translates to MPYLKLLHAKDPQVHVLSRDVTTLGRSGEADIAIGGDRGVSKLHARIEPEVSGYAIVDLDSRNGTYVNDHRVGGEPAPLLPGDHIRIGRTILVFEAGEHAGAGAAAGADEPPAQPSLFRADQLPYTLAGSKPGRRRGDAGGQLLKLTALSKAVMTVRSEAELGDLVTRRLLDWLDADCCAVVHPRESEVGYELDVRALATRTGEEDREISISTTAVNQALENRMASITTNAMEDDRFRDRQSVIVRGLASILCVPLWHEDRVFGLVYLDSSDPTARFTVDHLGLVSAVANLAAIKIDNLRLFDAAVARSALDKELALAGEIQAGLLPGESYAFNALACAGAHVSCEEIGGDYYDFIPYSDDVLTVTIADVTGHGPSSALLMVACKTMLTTLIDIGMPLVERVGRLNEYMIHHSAGSQFITFFHADIDTRTKTLRYCNAGHNPPMLLSRDGPVQKLHSVTPPLGIAAVSFEKETVRFEPGTKLVMYTDGVTEAAGPDGELYEERRLESLLAEHRHQNARDLKDTVMAKVFDFSAGSRQCDDVTLAVVEHT; encoded by the coding sequence GTGCCCTACCTGAAGTTGTTGCACGCAAAAGACCCGCAAGTCCATGTCCTGTCGAGGGATGTCACTACCCTGGGCCGTTCCGGCGAGGCCGATATCGCCATAGGCGGCGACCGGGGCGTGTCGAAGCTGCATGCGCGTATCGAACCAGAGGTGTCGGGCTACGCCATCGTGGACCTGGACAGCCGGAACGGGACCTACGTCAACGACCATAGGGTTGGGGGCGAGCCCGCCCCGTTGCTTCCGGGTGACCACATCCGGATCGGCCGGACGATCCTGGTCTTCGAGGCGGGAGAACATGCAGGAGCGGGGGCCGCGGCAGGCGCGGACGAACCCCCGGCGCAACCGTCCCTCTTCCGGGCGGATCAACTACCCTATACGCTGGCCGGCAGTAAGCCGGGTCGCCGGCGCGGCGACGCCGGCGGACAACTGCTGAAGCTCACGGCACTGAGCAAGGCCGTCATGACAGTGCGCAGCGAAGCGGAACTGGGAGACCTCGTGACCCGGCGTCTGCTGGACTGGCTGGACGCGGACTGCTGCGCGGTCGTCCACCCCCGGGAGTCTGAAGTAGGGTACGAACTGGACGTCCGCGCCCTCGCCACGCGAACCGGGGAGGAAGACCGGGAGATCTCGATCAGCACGACGGCGGTGAATCAGGCCCTGGAGAACCGCATGGCGTCGATCACGACCAACGCCATGGAGGATGACCGGTTCAGGGACCGGCAGAGCGTCATCGTCCGCGGGCTCGCGTCCATACTATGTGTGCCCCTGTGGCACGAGGACCGCGTGTTTGGCCTGGTGTACCTCGATTCTTCGGATCCGACCGCGCGGTTTACCGTGGATCATCTCGGCCTGGTCAGCGCGGTGGCCAATCTGGCCGCCATAAAAATCGATAATCTGCGCCTGTTCGACGCCGCCGTGGCACGGAGCGCGCTGGACAAGGAACTGGCCCTGGCCGGCGAGATACAGGCGGGCCTGCTGCCGGGCGAAAGTTATGCCTTCAATGCGCTGGCATGCGCGGGCGCCCATGTATCCTGCGAGGAGATCGGCGGGGACTACTACGATTTCATTCCCTACAGCGACGACGTTCTAACGGTGACGATCGCCGACGTGACCGGCCACGGTCCGTCCAGCGCCCTGCTGATGGTCGCGTGCAAGACCATGCTGACCACGCTCATCGACATCGGCATGCCGCTGGTGGAACGCGTCGGCAGGTTGAACGAATACATGATACACCATTCCGCGGGGAGCCAGTTCATTACCTTTTTCCACGCCGATATCGATACCCGGACGAAAACCTTGCGTTATTGCAACGCCGGGCATAATCCGCCCATGCTCCTGTCGCGGGACGGGCCGGTTCAGAAGCTGCATTCCGTTACGCCGCCGTTGGGGATCGCCGCAGTTTCTTTTGAGAAGGAAACGGTACGGTTTGAACCCGGGACCAAGCTGGTCATGTATACCGACGGCGTCACCGAGGCGGCCGGCCCCGACGGCGAACTGTACGAAGAACGCAGGCTGGAGTCTCTGCTCGCGGAGCACAGGCATCAGAACGCGCGGGATTTGAAGGACACCGTCATGGCAAAGGTGTTCGATTTTTCCGCGGGATCCAGGCAATGTGACGACGTCACCTTGGCCGTGGTGGAACACACCTGA
- a CDS encoding amino acid permease: protein MTTANLRRQLGIWPTTAMVISGMIAVGIFLVPAGMAKSLGSPLLLLAIWLAMAGMALCGSLCFGELASRYPHAGGGYIYLREAYGTPTAFLYGWMSLMVLDPGITATLATGLASYAGHIYPMDPVAMKLLAIATLVVLTGVNIYGVRIGAWIIVLLTVFKVGVLAVISILGFGLGLGDWSNFTPFVERPADSGPLFGALAGGIVGAFFAFAGWWDLNKVAGEIRDPARTLPGALLLAVAIVPLTYISPSAVFMYLVPVSQVTSDETFAAQAGEVLFGRSGGILFSSVVILSIAGSLTGLLLMAPRVYFAMARDGVFLRFASAVHPTFGTPYRAIAIQGGLASVLVWLGTFSQILDYFIFVAVLFIALTVAGLFVIRRRQPDMPPYRTPFYPVTPIVFLILAAVLLVLLFGHSPLQAMLGVGVTALGIPVYYLVFRNQSTRHRQTGEDHGMD from the coding sequence ATGACCACGGCTAATCTGCGCCGCCAACTGGGCATCTGGCCGACCACGGCCATGGTCATCAGCGGCATGATCGCCGTGGGTATCTTCCTGGTGCCCGCCGGGATGGCCAAGTCCCTGGGATCGCCCCTCCTGCTGCTGGCCATCTGGCTGGCGATGGCGGGGATGGCCCTGTGCGGGTCGCTCTGCTTCGGGGAACTGGCCTCCCGTTATCCCCACGCGGGCGGCGGATACATCTATCTCCGCGAAGCCTACGGCACCCCGACGGCCTTTCTCTACGGGTGGATGTCGCTGATGGTGCTCGACCCCGGCATCACGGCGACGCTCGCGACCGGACTGGCGAGCTACGCGGGCCACATATACCCGATGGATCCGGTCGCGATGAAGCTGCTGGCCATCGCCACGCTGGTCGTCCTTACGGGCGTCAACATCTACGGCGTGCGCATCGGCGCCTGGATCATCGTCCTGCTGACCGTGTTCAAAGTCGGCGTGCTCGCGGTCATATCCATCCTGGGGTTCGGCCTGGGACTCGGCGACTGGTCGAACTTCACGCCTTTCGTGGAGCGGCCGGCGGATTCGGGTCCTTTGTTCGGCGCCCTTGCCGGCGGCATCGTGGGCGCCTTCTTCGCCTTTGCGGGATGGTGGGACCTGAACAAGGTGGCCGGAGAAATCCGCGATCCGGCGAGGACCCTGCCCGGGGCGCTGCTGCTGGCGGTGGCCATCGTACCGCTGACTTATATCTCCCCCAGCGCCGTCTTCATGTACCTCGTACCCGTATCCCAGGTCACGAGCGACGAGACCTTCGCCGCGCAGGCCGGTGAAGTGCTCTTCGGCCGCAGCGGCGGCATTCTGTTTTCCTCCGTGGTCATTCTTTCGATCGCCGGCAGCCTCACCGGGTTGCTGCTGATGGCGCCGAGAGTATACTTCGCCATGGCGAGGGACGGGGTCTTTCTCCGCTTCGCCAGCGCGGTCCATCCCACCTTCGGAACGCCCTACCGCGCCATCGCCATCCAGGGCGGACTTGCTTCGGTGCTGGTGTGGCTGGGGACCTTCAGCCAGATCCTCGACTATTTCATCTTCGTGGCCGTGCTGTTCATCGCCCTGACCGTGGCGGGCCTGTTCGTGATCCGCCGCAGACAGCCCGACATGCCGCCGTACCGAACCCCCTTCTATCCCGTCACGCCGATTGTCTTTCTGATCCTCGCCGCGGTCCTGCTCGTGCTGCTCTTCGGCCACAGTCCGCTGCAGGCCATGCTGGGCGTCGGCGTGACCGCCCTGGGGATACCGGTGTACTATCTCGTGTTCCGAAATCAGTCCACGCGGCACAGGCAGACAGGAGAAGACCATGGCATGGATTAA
- a CDS encoding HAD-IB family hydrolase produces the protein MSEIVTYLRGKTLLITGATGFLAKAVVEKILRCAPEVGRIYLVVRSRRRKDGTTLSARERVEEEILQSAAFARLRETHGDRFAEVMNEKVHAVEGDLTLDHLGLEPDLYRRIAAEVDVVLTCAASVTFDEEIDAALQLNTLGARRMLDFAKSCGDATLVHVSTAYVNGQSKGRIPEAPPRPDWSMAQEMGRSDAPFDLEREIRDILARADEIHDDSRSPGQQERFRKMALQQNPSPTQRWLDAQMETFRKRWLKERLIEEGMRRGQQWGWHDSYTLTKAMGEQLIVKHRGDLPTAIIRPSIVESALVEPEPGWIEGLKVADPLIDAVSKGRLPDFPGQKDMIVDIIPVDIVANTTLAAMVRKAREGGIGVYHVSTGDRNPVLFHQAFEYSYEYFQKNPRLNRNNEPIPIQRWTYPTLGQFRRRYNLRYVYPLNAALWTLNRFTRITLLNNLKRRITVMKSAISRMLYYAAIYSPYTSLECTFETDRTVRLHESLDPEDRLLFNGDVSRIHWKTYFQEIHIPGLKRHVLKTDEPKPAVTEEEEVAERSGFAQAGEDALPHLDTLTDILAKSADMYGDKTALQMPRDDGWIRYSFKDVFALAGHIGWQWRSSGLHSGDRVLLFSENRPEWGIACFAGMVAGAVLVPVDRRSTPQEVWRIARFTETKAILCTESGHALLTASAEPGGEPAEPGGDVMFWNIENYGLPFDAPRRSASPVTLNEEPPPWAPVDPDTPAAIMFTRGMAAESHGVVLTHRNFVANLLSLAEILRAYRTDHFLSLLPMSQALEFTGGFLMPFYAGATITYTTSVRPRSLVGLMDETGVNCLIAAPRLFGLLHGSLRQTAEKNGESVVSRMRLLVSGGGTLDSDLYHAYREIGLTIHEGYGLTEAAPVVTVNPMDRSKPSSVGVALPAVDIEIQAPDKEGNGEIIVRGNNVMQGYYRNPTATENRLRGGWLHTGDIGRIDRDGYLYIMERLGQATGSTGAAGSTGSAGSAGSAGPAGSAPGGPEGAAGRRAGRFVNGREHAATAFFDVDGTIVDATIVHYYAFYRTWGYSSLRRLLWTIGFLPKVLYYIVLDKISRSRFIQAFYRQYRGFGRGECVSRSEQLFEKVMRPRMYAGAVDRIRAHQQRGERVVLVTGSLDFVMEPLADYTKADDLIALSMKEDDGRLTGETEGPPIGDEAKARIVRDYAERRGIDLARCYAYADSSSDEPMLSVVGHAVAVNPGGKLKKAADAGGWEVVHWTHV, from the coding sequence AAGTCGACGTCGTGCTCACCTGCGCGGCTTCCGTGACCTTCGACGAAGAAATCGACGCCGCCCTCCAGCTCAATACCCTCGGCGCGCGGCGCATGCTGGATTTCGCCAAGTCGTGCGGCGACGCCACGCTGGTTCACGTCTCGACGGCCTACGTCAACGGACAGAGCAAGGGACGGATTCCCGAAGCCCCGCCCCGACCGGACTGGTCCATGGCCCAGGAAATGGGGCGAAGCGACGCGCCTTTCGACCTGGAACGGGAAATCCGGGACATACTCGCCCGGGCGGATGAGATCCACGACGACTCCCGTTCGCCGGGACAGCAGGAGCGTTTCAGGAAGATGGCGCTGCAGCAGAACCCGAGCCCCACGCAGCGCTGGCTCGACGCCCAGATGGAGACCTTTCGCAAGCGCTGGCTCAAGGAACGGCTCATCGAAGAGGGCATGCGCCGGGGGCAGCAGTGGGGTTGGCACGACAGCTATACCCTGACGAAGGCCATGGGCGAACAGTTGATTGTCAAGCACCGGGGCGACCTGCCCACGGCCATCATTCGGCCGTCCATCGTGGAAAGCGCGCTGGTCGAGCCGGAACCGGGATGGATCGAGGGGCTCAAGGTGGCCGACCCGCTCATCGACGCGGTGAGCAAGGGGCGCCTGCCGGACTTCCCCGGCCAGAAAGACATGATCGTGGACATCATCCCGGTGGACATCGTGGCCAACACGACCCTGGCGGCCATGGTGCGCAAGGCCCGCGAAGGCGGGATCGGCGTGTATCATGTATCGACGGGCGACCGGAATCCCGTCCTCTTCCACCAGGCCTTCGAATATTCCTACGAGTACTTTCAAAAGAACCCGCGCCTGAACCGGAACAACGAGCCCATACCGATCCAGCGGTGGACCTACCCGACCCTTGGCCAGTTCCGGCGCCGGTACAACCTGCGCTACGTCTACCCCCTGAACGCCGCGTTGTGGACGTTGAACCGCTTCACCCGGATCACCTTGCTGAACAACCTGAAGCGCAGAATCACCGTGATGAAGTCGGCGATCTCGCGCATGCTGTACTACGCCGCGATCTACAGTCCCTACACGTCCCTGGAATGCACCTTCGAGACGGACCGCACGGTCAGGTTGCACGAGAGTCTGGATCCGGAGGACCGGCTGCTCTTCAACGGCGACGTATCCAGGATCCACTGGAAGACGTATTTCCAGGAGATCCATATCCCCGGCCTGAAACGCCACGTGCTGAAGACCGATGAGCCGAAGCCCGCGGTCACGGAAGAAGAGGAGGTGGCGGAGCGGTCCGGGTTCGCCCAGGCCGGAGAGGACGCCCTGCCCCATCTCGATACGCTGACGGACATACTGGCCAAGAGCGCGGACATGTACGGAGACAAGACCGCGCTGCAGATGCCACGGGACGATGGCTGGATCCGCTATTCCTTCAAGGACGTATTCGCCCTGGCCGGGCACATCGGCTGGCAGTGGCGGTCCAGCGGCCTGCATTCGGGTGACCGGGTCTTGCTCTTCTCGGAGAACCGGCCCGAATGGGGAATCGCCTGTTTCGCCGGGATGGTGGCCGGGGCCGTGCTCGTGCCCGTGGACCGCCGCTCGACGCCCCAGGAAGTATGGCGCATCGCCCGGTTTACCGAAACGAAGGCCATTCTCTGCACGGAGAGCGGTCACGCATTGCTCACGGCGTCGGCTGAGCCCGGCGGCGAACCGGCTGAGCCCGGCGGCGACGTCATGTTCTGGAACATCGAAAACTACGGACTGCCGTTCGACGCGCCGCGAAGGTCCGCGTCGCCCGTCACACTGAACGAGGAGCCGCCCCCCTGGGCGCCGGTGGATCCCGATACGCCGGCAGCCATCATGTTTACCCGGGGCATGGCGGCCGAATCCCACGGCGTGGTCCTGACCCATCGGAACTTCGTTGCGAACCTGCTGTCCCTTGCCGAGATCCTGCGCGCCTACCGGACCGACCATTTCCTTTCCCTGCTGCCGATGAGCCAGGCCCTGGAGTTCACGGGCGGCTTCCTCATGCCGTTCTACGCGGGGGCGACCATTACCTATACCACGTCGGTAAGGCCGCGGTCCCTGGTCGGCCTGATGGATGAAACCGGGGTCAATTGCCTGATCGCTGCGCCACGGTTATTCGGGCTGTTGCACGGGTCGCTGCGACAGACGGCCGAGAAAAACGGCGAAAGCGTCGTTTCCCGCATGCGGCTGCTGGTCAGCGGCGGCGGCACGCTCGATTCTGATCTGTACCACGCCTACCGGGAGATCGGCCTGACGATCCACGAGGGATACGGGCTCACGGAAGCGGCCCCGGTCGTTACCGTAAACCCCATGGACCGAAGCAAGCCGTCCTCCGTCGGTGTAGCCCTGCCGGCGGTAGACATTGAAATCCAGGCCCCCGACAAGGAAGGCAACGGCGAGATCATCGTGCGCGGGAACAACGTCATGCAGGGGTACTACAGGAACCCTACGGCGACGGAGAACCGCCTCCGCGGCGGGTGGCTTCACACGGGGGACATCGGGCGCATCGACCGTGACGGCTATCTGTACATCATGGAGCGCCTGGGCCAGGCAACCGGGTCCACCGGCGCCGCCGGGTCCACCGGGTCTGCCGGGTCTGCCGGGTCCGCCGGGCCCGCCGGATCCGCGCCAGGAGGCCCGGAAGGAGCGGCCGGTCGACGGGCGGGACGCTTCGTAAACGGCCGGGAACACGCCGCGACGGCCTTCTTCGACGTGGACGGCACCATCGTGGACGCTACGATCGTACACTACTACGCATTTTACAGGACCTGGGGGTATTCCTCCCTGCGACGCCTCCTCTGGACCATTGGATTCCTGCCGAAAGTCCTCTATTACATCGTCCTGGACAAGATCAGCAGGAGCCGTTTCATCCAGGCGTTCTACCGGCAGTACCGGGGTTTCGGTCGCGGGGAATGCGTTTCGAGGAGCGAACAGCTTTTCGAAAAAGTCATGCGTCCACGCATGTACGCCGGGGCCGTCGATCGCATTCGGGCGCACCAGCAACGGGGTGAGCGCGTGGTCCTGGTCACCGGGTCCCTGGATTTCGTCATGGAGCCGCTGGCGGATTACACCAAGGCGGACGACCTCATCGCCCTTTCCATGAAGGAAGACGACGGCCGGCTGACCGGGGAGACGGAAGGCCCGCCCATCGGTGACGAGGCGAAGGCCCGAATCGTCCGGGATTACGCCGAGCGCCGCGGTATCGACCTGGCCCGGTGCTATGCCTATGCCGACAGCAGTTCGGACGAGCCCATGTTGAGCGTGGTAGGGCACGCCGTCGCCGTGAACCCCGGCGGGAAGCTGAAGAAGGCCGCCGATGCCGGCGGATGGGAAGTCGTGCACTGGACCCATGTATGA
- a CDS encoding Gfo/Idh/MocA family oxidoreductase has translation MSNLRVGIIGLGGIARSHCEAIANQDGVEIVAVADLLEDKRREYMEKYDIPRGYATHTELLADDEVEAVAVVLGHQLHHRLTVDACNAGKHVLVEKPMAISLDQCDDMIAAASANGVKLMVGLTQHFYGTSVKAKEILDSGVLGPAITAVCYMSKHWGYGGRRPQYRSRYHGGGMWMTNGVHVVDRLSWVMASQAVSVSASIGNRAHYQAADDSATAFIRYKNGTAGVAVAVGYADGGPNHECQVICANGSLRFCESGEKYVRVGKGNKWEDVPFDDPPHPMYNEWKGFIEAIRYDIEPPTPGEWGRHIMEILFAAEQSSISGREIPLASGGNWTHQQSGTPVNIDHGWI, from the coding sequence GTGTCTAACCTGCGTGTCGGCATCATCGGACTGGGCGGGATCGCGCGATCCCACTGCGAAGCCATCGCGAACCAGGACGGTGTGGAGATCGTGGCGGTCGCCGACCTGCTCGAGGATAAGCGCCGCGAATACATGGAAAAGTACGACATACCCAGGGGGTACGCCACCCACACGGAGCTGTTGGCGGACGACGAAGTCGAAGCGGTGGCCGTCGTCCTCGGCCACCAGTTGCATCACAGGTTGACCGTGGACGCCTGCAACGCCGGCAAGCACGTCCTGGTGGAGAAACCCATGGCCATCAGCCTGGACCAGTGCGACGACATGATCGCCGCCGCGTCCGCCAACGGCGTCAAGCTCATGGTGGGGCTGACGCAGCATTTCTACGGAACCAGCGTCAAGGCCAAGGAAATCCTGGATTCCGGCGTCCTGGGACCGGCCATCACGGCGGTGTGCTACATGTCCAAGCACTGGGGGTACGGTGGCCGCAGGCCCCAGTACCGCAGCCGGTACCACGGCGGCGGCATGTGGATGACCAACGGGGTCCACGTGGTGGACCGGCTGTCCTGGGTCATGGCCTCGCAGGCGGTCTCGGTCTCCGCCTCCATCGGCAACCGGGCGCACTACCAGGCCGCGGACGACTCCGCCACGGCCTTCATCCGCTACAAGAACGGCACGGCTGGCGTGGCGGTGGCCGTCGGCTACGCCGATGGCGGTCCCAACCACGAATGCCAGGTGATCTGCGCCAACGGTTCGCTGCGCTTCTGCGAATCCGGCGAGAAGTACGTCAGGGTAGGCAAGGGCAACAAGTGGGAGGACGTGCCCTTCGACGATCCGCCCCATCCCATGTACAACGAGTGGAAGGGGTTTATCGAGGCGATACGCTATGACATAGAGCCGCCCACGCCGGGGGAATGGGGCCGCCATATCATGGAGATCCTGTTCGCCGCCGAACAGTCATCCATTTCAGGCAGGGAAATCCCGCTGGCCAGCGGTGGAAACTGGACGCACCAGCAGTCCGGCACGCCGGTAAACATCGATCACGGCTGGATTTAG
- a CDS encoding zinc-binding dehydrogenase, whose translation MKAVQYIKSVPRYLFVRTLGHRRPRSATGALSCIRMADVDPPSLPTPEWMRVRPLLSGICGSDLSTIRAKGSPYFSPLISAPFVLGHEVVGEVEETGAGPGDVSRGDRVVIEPGLCCAVRGIHPPCPSCREGDFGLCEMVTHGDISPGIQTGYCRDTGGGWSTSLVAHPFQVHRVPDRLSDEEAVLVEPFSCCLHAVLKSFPGDDETILVIGCGAIGLLTIAAVRTLGGKCRILAAARYPHQQALAAALGADRVIGRGEDLYDTVSEVTGAEIHRPEIGRPVFIGGVRRTFDCVGSSRTIDDALRLTGSGGVVTVVGMPGIPSGIDWTAVWYKELKVQGAYAYGTEEHEGRSVRTFDLAMDLIASEKVGLKPLVTDLFPLKEYRKAIGRALEAGRHGAVKVAFDLRNEPGS comes from the coding sequence ATGAAAGCCGTACAGTACATCAAGAGCGTACCCCGGTACCTGTTCGTCCGCACCCTCGGCCACCGGCGCCCCCGCTCGGCCACCGGCGCGCTGTCGTGCATCCGCATGGCGGACGTCGATCCCCCCTCGCTTCCGACGCCTGAATGGATGCGGGTCAGGCCGCTGTTGAGCGGAATCTGCGGATCGGATCTTTCCACCATTCGGGCGAAAGGCAGCCCCTATTTTTCGCCCCTGATCTCCGCGCCTTTTGTCCTGGGTCACGAAGTGGTAGGCGAGGTGGAGGAGACCGGTGCAGGTCCCGGGGACGTTTCCCGGGGCGACCGCGTGGTGATCGAACCCGGACTCTGCTGCGCCGTCCGGGGAATCCACCCTCCTTGTCCGTCCTGCAGGGAAGGAGACTTCGGCCTGTGCGAGATGGTCACGCACGGAGACATTTCCCCAGGGATACAGACGGGGTACTGCAGGGACACGGGCGGTGGATGGAGTACGTCTCTGGTGGCGCACCCCTTCCAGGTCCACCGGGTGCCCGATCGGCTTTCCGACGAGGAAGCGGTCCTGGTCGAGCCCTTCAGCTGCTGCCTGCACGCCGTGCTCAAGTCCTTCCCCGGTGACGACGAGACCATCCTGGTGATCGGCTGCGGCGCCATCGGACTCCTCACCATCGCGGCCGTCCGGACCCTCGGCGGTAAGTGCCGCATCCTCGCCGCCGCGCGTTATCCCCATCAGCAGGCCCTGGCGGCCGCCCTCGGCGCCGACCGCGTCATCGGCCGGGGCGAAGACCTCTACGATACGGTCAGCGAAGTGACGGGGGCGGAGATCCACCGGCCCGAGATCGGGAGGCCCGTATTCATCGGCGGCGTGCGCCGGACCTTCGACTGCGTCGGTTCGTCGCGCACCATCGATGACGCGCTACGGCTGACCGGCTCCGGCGGCGTCGTTACCGTCGTGGGCATGCCGGGCATTCCCTCCGGGATCGACTGGACCGCGGTGTGGTACAAGGAATTGAAGGTGCAGGGGGCCTACGCGTACGGGACGGAGGAACACGAAGGCCGATCCGTCCGGACCTTCGACCTGGCAATGGATCTGATCGCGTCGGAGAAGGTCGGCCTTAAACCCCTCGTGACAGACCTCTTCCCCCTGAAGGAATACCGGAAGGCCATCGGCCGGGCCCTGGAAGCCGGCCGGCACGGCGCCGTCAAGGTGGCCTTCGACCTGAGAAACGAACCGGGGTCGTAA
- a CDS encoding type II toxin-antitoxin system HicA family toxin codes for MYIEPKKADLEFHGWQLRRINGSHHIYAKDGEVARISVPVHGNATLKRGLQAHLMRIAQITENEL; via the coding sequence TTGTACATCGAGCCGAAGAAGGCGGATCTTGAATTTCACGGATGGCAACTCAGACGAATTAATGGCAGTCATCACATTTATGCCAAAGATGGAGAAGTCGCCCGCATTTCGGTTCCGGTTCATGGGAATGCAACTCTAAAACGTGGATTGCAGGCACACTTGATGAGGATCGCACAGATTACAGAAAACGAATTGTAG